A region from the Cannabis sativa cultivar Pink pepper isolate KNU-18-1 chromosome 9, ASM2916894v1, whole genome shotgun sequence genome encodes:
- the LOC115721757 gene encoding uncharacterized protein LOC115721757 isoform X2: MNYELAALKVFCEHLKKAHEISSPSQKTMSIGGILFQRAWLQGVLVSVSNNGDHLLLDDGTGLIQLSPLADSRVQPWKIGMYVMVVGGYVVCPDDYPMIKKPYQHLPNGQ, translated from the exons ATGAATTATGAATTAGCAGCACTAAAGGTTTTTTGCGAGCATCTAAAGAAGGCACATGAGATCTCATCACCTTCACAGAAAACAATGAGTATAGGTGGCATTCTCTTCCAACGTGCTTGGTTACAGGGTGTTCTCGTCTCTGTCTCTAACAATGGCGATCACTTGCTCCTCGATGATGGCACTGGCCTTATCCAACTCTCTCCCCTTGCAGACTCTCGTGTTCAACCTTGGAAAATTGGAATGTATGTAATGGTGGTTGGTGGCTACGTTGTATGTCCAGATGACTATCCAATGATCAAG AAACCATATCAACATCTACCCAATGGACAATAA